TCCCGGTTCCGGGACAGGTCAAAATATAATTGACATTATCTAATGTTTCGGTAGATGATGAAAGCCACTCACTTTATTCGTGATCTTCATGCTGATGGTAAACCCTTATACTCAAAAGCCTCACCGATCTATGGGGATATGGTCCTGCGGTCTGATCCTTTTCTTTTTGATTTCCAGCCTGGCATTACCCTTCCATCACCATAACGATTCTGCTTTCCATTCGGATTGTCCTATTTGTATATCGGTTAACCTGCCTTTTTTAGCTAATCATAATACCCGTTTGATTCAAACCCTTTTCCAGGGGATAAATTACAATTTCCCTGAAACCCTAATTCTAAAATCCAATTTTTTTGCAGATTGTAAAGTTCCCCGAGCCCCCCCCTCCATTTAACTGCCTTTCCCAATCCGGTATTTTCAAGATATCAGCTTTTTTAAATTACATATCTTTTATGGAGGTGCTCATGAAAAGGATGCTGATCCTTATTCTTTTGTGTCCGTTTATTCTGGTAACCCAATCTTATGGGTCCGATATAGAAACCAGGCTTAAGGCCTTGGAGGAGATTATTAAAAATCAACAGAAGACCATTGATAAGCAACAATTGGAGATCAATGAACTGAAGGTGCAACAAATTGGAGTCAACCTTTCTCAGAGGGCGGCCAAGCCTGAAGGGACCCAACCGGCGATAGAGGAAACAGTGGGACAAACAAAAAGCCAAACGTTTGGGGCGGCTTATCCAATGAACCGGATTGAAAAAAAGTTTTCTGAGGTCCCCAAAACCCTGGAAGTCTATTCCTTTTCCCAAAGCAGATTCGTTCCGGATATTTCCTTTATTGTGGACGGCTCTTTTGTGGCCCGAAATCTTAACGATGAGGCCGTAACCAATCTCAGGGTCCCGGAATTAATTCCTTCCGGTGAATTGGATCAAAAGAGGGGATTCAATCTCAAAGTCGGAGAGTTGTCCCTGTATTCTCCGGTTGATCCTTTTTTTGATCTAACCGCTACCATCCCTTTTACCGAAGAGGGCGTTGAGCTGGAAGAAGCCTATTTTGCCACCCGGTCCCTTCCCCTGGGCTTTCAGGCCAAGGGGGGGAAATTCCGATCCTCTTTCGGTAGATTGAATGTTCAGCATGAGCATGCCTGGGACTTTACCGACGCCCCTCTGGTGAACAGGGCTTTTTTCGGAGAAGAAGGGTTGATCGAAAAGGGGGTTCAATTCAATTGGCTTGCTCCCACCCCATTTTATCTATTGTTGGGAACTGAAATTTTGCAAGGAGAAAATACCGCCAGTTTTGGAACCAATGGAATCAGCCTGCAGAAAAATGACCTGACCTTTTCCAAAGACAGCGTCCAGCAACCCAATCTTTGGGTGGCTTTCATCAAGTCTTCCTTTGACCTAGACAAGCTATCCCTTTTGGGCGGCTTATCCTATGCCCAGGGACAGACCCGCAAGGCTTTTGGAGATGGGTCGACCACGCAATTGGCCTTTGGAGATACCAAAATTTACGGCCTCGATTTAACGGCCAAGTATTTTGTCGATTCCTATCGCTATGTGTCCTGGCAAAACGAGTTGATGTACCGGCACATGAATTTGAATGTCGGGAACGACTCGGCACCGGACGACCCCACTCAATCTTTGAGTATTTTTGGAAAGGAGCTGAAGCAATCGGGTTTTTATTCCCAACTGGTCTATCGATTCGCAAAGCGGTGGCGGATCGGGGCCCGGTACGATCTTTTGAATCAAAATGACGTGATTATCGGCGGCGTAAAACAAAGCCTTCCCGGAAACCTGGATAGAACCTCGGCCATGCTTGAATTCAGACCCACGGAATTCTCCACCTTGAGACTTCAATTCAACCGGGATAATTCGTTGTTTGATGGAAACAATATGAGGGAGCCGGTTAACTCGGTTTTTCTCCAATTCAACATGGCTATCGGGGCTCATGGCGCCCATGCTTTTTAAGGAGGATGAAGATGAAAAAATTGTTCATATTTTTGGTTATGATATTGAATTTATCCTTAACCGGCCTCTCCTATGGCCAACTAAAAGTAGTGACCACCTATCCCTATATAGGCGACCTCACCCAAAAAATAGGAGGGGATAAGGTAGAGGTCTTTGTCTTAGGCAAGGGGACGGAAGATCCCCATTTTATTGTTCCCAAACCCTCATTTATTGCCAGACTCAGAGGGGCGGACCTGCTCATCATCAATGGGGCTGGTCTTGAAACAGGTTTTATCCCGGTCCTGGTCCGGCAGGCCAACAATCCCCGGATCCAAACAGCAAAGGGATTTTTGGATCTTTCACAGCAGGTCAATCTCATCGAAGTGCCCACCAATGTTTCCCGGTCTGAAGGAGATATTCATGCCGAAGGCAATCCCCACTTCGCCCTGGACCCCCATAATATTCCTGTTCTGGCCGGGGCCATAAAAGCCAAGCTTTGCGATCTGGACGTCAAAAACCGCCTGGAATATGAAAAAAGATTTGCCGAGTTCAGGAAACAATGGGACGGAAAGCTGAAGGAGTGGGATCATAGACTTTCCCGTCTGAAAGGGGAAAAGGTTATTCAATATCACCAGCTCTTTAACTATTTTCTCTCTGCTTATGGGCTATCCATAGCAGGGACTGTCGAGCCCAAACCGGGGATTCCACCCACGGCCAGGTATATCGAGGAACTTATAGAAGCGGCCAAAGCCCATCAGGTGAATTTTATCCTGCAAGATGTCTATCATGAAAAAAGAAGCGCCCGGTTCGTGGCTGAAAAGACCGGGGCAAAAAATATCCTTCTTCCCCATGATATCGGGGCG
This Deltaproteobacteria bacterium DNA region includes the following protein-coding sequences:
- a CDS encoding metal ABC transporter substrate-binding protein gives rise to the protein MKKLFIFLVMILNLSLTGLSYGQLKVVTTYPYIGDLTQKIGGDKVEVFVLGKGTEDPHFIVPKPSFIARLRGADLLIINGAGLETGFIPVLVRQANNPRIQTAKGFLDLSQQVNLIEVPTNVSRSEGDIHAEGNPHFALDPHNIPVLAGAIKAKLCDLDVKNRLEYEKRFAEFRKQWDGKLKEWDHRLSRLKGEKVIQYHQLFNYFLSAYGLSIAGTVEPKPGIPPTARYIEELIEAAKAHQVNFILQDVYHEKRSARFVAEKTGAKNILLPHDIGAVPEARDLVSLFEEIVRRLSK